A single Oryza brachyantha chromosome 8, ObraRS2, whole genome shotgun sequence DNA region contains:
- the LOC102700455 gene encoding ubiquitin carboxyl-terminal hydrolase 17-like — protein sequence MAEEGSSSAAAYLAVAVAVGVGFVVAVAVAVRRRLGRVAARREEVRRLTRLAQEESELAERESARAYYSELFPGVVHAAEMADAAVWPSPAVVPAQVEVEAEAEMDARPLLQPQPQPSVGAKGVCAVCFRPTTFRCKQCKAVKYCSFKCQIAHWRQGHKNECRPPSADVKHDDGAEVSVVKVKNIEQRSASEENIVTEVETIAETNIAATTSSETSGANHTVENLNDKIKDMPSEVTSMEVPDDGHSVSAVKLPQSSSEVASFDRRKTQSNMKPTTSVENGSYTKELGEALVCKSQPSQPKISGSGSLINKESLIDSKKHEDCSQISNSRKYADNNNSQAVALEPKTSRTALHVEVGHSKTKAAVSDNTGVPKTVPSVLTVNKVAPTPGGRSVTPNSSKRADNISERNPKPSEKAISTANTLATSLKKIVRQQTVPKVVRHYPSEPTHFPYELFIKLYDKVELQPFGLHNLGNSCYANAVLQCLMFTRPLASYLLGGLHSKNCSKMEWCFMCEFEKLVAEGRQGKPALSPTGILSHLPDIGSSFGPGKQEDAHEFLRYAIDAMQSVCMKEARKNGAHRLHEETTLMQLIFGGYLRSKIKCTSCDAISEQCERMLDLTVEIDGDISSLEGALERFTSTEVLDGDNKYQCSRCKSHERAKKKLTIWEAPNVLTIALKRYQSGKFGKINKAIRFPETLNLKRYMSAKADDTSPVYSLYAVVVHHDVMNAAFSGHYVCYVKDTQGKWYKTDDSQVKPVSLENVMSKCAYMLLYARCSPRAPRSVRPALMAQDPARVKKAKSRVNSGRWHGVDPINRHQGGQLHADHMTDDLPNTYDEYGHAPYSPAESPSPSESSSIFTNSDTGSHSTDSSESTRNSTSEDMEYYIFGQSDQVPYSDGSMFGHGESDRSVYSRSRSSLGTSSSGQEVDQYRPDEHRLQGTREGWSQGDESSSLYTNQSKHHFSSKLTEQYRGRLDGTEHDPGEASSVLLRRSARERTAQTFY from the exons ATGGCGGAGGAGGGGTCGTCATCCGCGGCGGCCTacctggcggtggcggtggcggtgggcgTCGGGTttgtggtggcggtggcggtggcggttcGGCGGAGGCTGGGGCGCGTCGCggcgcggagggaggaggtgcGGCGGCTCACGCGGCTGGCGCAGGAGGAGTCCGAGCTGGCGGAGCGGGAGTCGGCGCGCGCGTACTACTCGGAGCTGTTCCCGGGCGTCGTGCACGCGGCGGAGATGGCGGATGCGGCGGtgtggccgtcgccggcggtggttCCGGCtcaggtggaggtggaggccgaggcggagatGGATGCCCGGCCCCTgctgcagccgcagccgcagccgtcGGTGGGCGCCAAGGGGGTCTGCGCGGTGTGCTTCCGGCCGACGACGTTCAGGTGCAAGCAGTGCAAGGCCGTCAAGTACTG TTCCTTCAAATGCCAGATAGCCCACTGGAGACAGGGTCATAAAAATGAATGCCGTCCACCAAGCGCTGATGTTAAGCATGATGATGGTGCTGAAGTTTCTGTTGTAAAGGTTAAGAATATTGAGCAAAGAAGTGCTTCTGAAGAAAACATAGTGACTGAGGTAGAAACAATAGCTGAAACCAACATAGCAGCTACAACCAGCTCTGAAACTTCTGGTGCAAACCATACCGTGGAgaatttaaatgataaaataaaagatatgcCCTCAGAAGTAACTTCAATGGAGGTTCCTGATGATGGCCATTCTGTCAGTGCAGTTAAACTCCCTCAAAGTTCTTCAGAAGTAGCTTCTTTTGACCGTAGAAAGACACAGTCAAATATGAAACCTACAACTTCTGTTGAAAATGGTTCTTACACAAAGGAATTAGGTGAGGCGTTGGTGTGTAAATCTCAGCCTTCTCAACCAAAAATAAGTGGTTCTGGAAGTCTTATCAACAAAGAGTCCTTAATTGATTCCAAGAAGCACGAGGATTGCTCTCAAATTAGTAATAGCCGAAAATATGCAGATAACAACAATTCTCAAGCTGTTGCCCTAGAACCTAAAACATCTAGGACTGCCCTTCATGTGGAAGTTGGACACTCCAAGACAAAAGCTGCTGTCTCAGACAACACTGGAGTGCCAAAAACGGTGCCATCTGTCTTGACTGTTAATAAAGTTGCTCCCACACCTGGTGGCCGTTCTGTTACACCTAATTCATCAAAAAGGGCTGATAATATTTCTGAAAGGAATCCAAAACCATCAGAGAAAGCGATATCAACAGCAAATACCCTGGCAACATCTCTGAAGAAAATTGTCAGGCAGCAAACAGTGCCAAAAGTTGTGAGGCATTATCCATCAGAGCCG aCACATTTTCCATATGAGCTTTTCATTAAGCTGTATGATAAGGTTGAATTGCAGCCGTTTGGTCTTCATAACCTTGGCAATAG TTGCTACGCAAATGCTGTCCTTCAGTGCTTAATGTTTACTCGGCCACTTGCATCATATCTTTTGGGAGGGCTTCATTCAAAAAACT GTTCCAAAATGGAGTGGTGCTTCATGTGTGAATTTGAAAAACTTGTTGCGGAGGGCAGACAAGGCAAGCCTGCTTTGTCACCAACTGGGATACTCTCCCATCTCCCTGACATTGGAAGTAGCTTTGGTCCTGGTAAACAAGAAGATGCTCATGAATTCCTTAG GTATGCCATTGATGCCATGCAATCTGTATGCATGAAGGAAGCCAGGAAAAATGGTGCTCATCGTTTGCATGAAGAAACAACACTTATGCAATTAATATTTGGAGGCTATCTGCGATCCAAG ATAAAATGCACAAGTTGTGATGCTATTTCTGAGCAATGTGAGCGTATGTTGGATCTTACTGTTGAAATAGACGGTGACATCAGTTCACTGGAAGGAGCACTTGAGCGATTTACATCTACAGAAGTCTTGGATGGAGACAATAAATACCAATGCAGCAG ATGCAAATCACATGAGCGTGCTAAAAAGAAGCTGACCATATGGGAAGCACCAAATGTCCTGACTATTGCCCTGAAAAGATATCAG TCTGGAAAGTTTGGAAAGATCAACAAAGCCATCCGATTTCCTGAGACCCTGAACTTGAAGCGCTACATGAGCGCAAAAGCTGATGACACTTCCCCTGTTTACAGCCTCTATGCAGTGGTTGTCCATCACGATGTTATGAATGCTGCCTTTTCTGGTCATTATGTGTGCTATGTGAAGGACACACAGGGAAAGTGGTATAAAACAGATGACAGTCAG GTCAAACCTGTATCTCTGGAAAATGTCATGTCGAAGTGTGCATACATGCTGCTCTATGCAAG GTGTTCACCAAGAGCTCCACGCTCTGTAAGGCCAGCGTTAATGGCTCAAGATCCAGCACGTGTAAAGAAGGCCAAGTCAAGGGTAAATTCAGGACGGTGGCATGGAGTAGATCCCATTAACAGACACCAAGGCGGCCAATTGCACGCAGATCACATGACAGATGACTTGCCCAATACATATGATGAGTATGGACATGCACCATATTCACCAGCAGAATCTCCTAGTCCAAGTGAGAGTTCATCAATTTTCACCAATTCAGACACAGGGTCACATAGCACTGACAGCAGCGAGAGCACTAGAAACTCCACCAGTGAGGATATGGAGTACTACATATTTGGACAGTCAGATCAAGTTCCATATTCGGATGGCTCTATGTTTGGACATGGGGAAAGCGACCGCAGCGTGTATTCCCGATCACGATCCAGCTTGGGTACCAGCTCATCGGGTCAAGAGGTGGATCAGTATAGGCCTGACGAGCACAGGCTTCAGGGTACCAGGGAGGGTTGGAGTCAGGGAGATGAAAGTTCTTCCTTGTATACTAACCAAAGTAAACATCACTTTAGTAGTAAGTTAACAGAACAATATAGGGGGAGGTTAGATGGGACTGAGCATGATCCTGGAGAAGCCAGTAGTGTTTTATTGAGGAGATCGGCTAGGGAAAGGACGGCCCAAACATTTTATTGA